One uncultured Tolumonas sp. DNA segment encodes these proteins:
- a CDS encoding Re/Si-specific NAD(P)(+) transhydrogenase subunit alpha: protein MLVGIPRESLAGETRVAATPNTVEQLKKLGFDVVVESGAGALASFDDAAYVAAGASVAASADIWQADIIYKVNAPSDAEIGLIKEGATLVSFLWPAQNPELVAKLSTKKINVLAMDMVPRISRAQSLDALSSMANIGGYRAVIEAAHSFGRFFTGQITAAGKVPPAKVLVIGAGVAGLAAIGSARSLGAIVRAFDTRLEVAEQIESMGGEFLKLDFGGEDGSSSDGYAKVMSDEFIKAEMALFAEQAKDVDIIITTALIPGKPAPKLITKEMVDSMKPGSVIVDLAAATGGNCEYTVPGTLSVTDSGVKVIGYTDLPGRLPTQSSQLYATNLVNLAKLWCKEKDGNINLDFNDVVLRNMTVVHQGEVTFPPPAISVSAAPKQEAAKPAAAKVEEKKPCKSKKWLGVVGLGLFGLLGHVAPPEFLSHFTVFVLACVVGYYVVWNVSHSLHTPLMSVTNAISGIIVVGALLQIGSGSGLVSALAFVAVLIATINIVGGFTVTQRMLKMFRKG from the coding sequence ATGTTAGTAGGAATACCGAGAGAAAGCCTTGCCGGTGAGACGCGGGTCGCTGCGACTCCGAACACCGTTGAGCAACTAAAAAAACTCGGCTTCGACGTGGTTGTCGAGTCTGGCGCGGGTGCACTGGCCAGCTTTGATGATGCCGCGTATGTGGCCGCCGGCGCCAGCGTCGCGGCGTCTGCCGATATCTGGCAGGCCGATATTATTTACAAGGTGAATGCCCCGTCCGATGCCGAAATCGGTCTGATTAAAGAGGGTGCCACCTTAGTCAGTTTCCTGTGGCCAGCACAAAACCCTGAGCTCGTCGCCAAACTGTCGACTAAAAAAATCAATGTGCTGGCGATGGACATGGTGCCGCGTATCTCGCGTGCGCAGTCTTTGGATGCCTTGTCTTCCATGGCCAACATCGGTGGTTACCGTGCGGTGATTGAAGCCGCCCATTCATTTGGTCGTTTCTTTACCGGTCAAATCACCGCCGCCGGTAAAGTCCCGCCAGCTAAAGTACTGGTAATTGGTGCCGGTGTCGCCGGTCTGGCCGCGATTGGTTCAGCGCGCTCACTGGGCGCCATTGTGCGTGCCTTTGATACCCGTTTAGAAGTAGCGGAACAAATCGAATCCATGGGTGGCGAGTTCCTGAAACTCGACTTCGGTGGAGAAGACGGTTCATCGTCTGACGGTTACGCCAAAGTAATGTCCGATGAATTTATCAAAGCGGAAATGGCACTGTTCGCGGAACAAGCCAAAGACGTGGATATCATCATCACTACCGCGTTGATCCCAGGCAAACCAGCACCAAAACTCATCACCAAGGAAATGGTTGATTCGATGAAACCGGGCTCGGTGATTGTCGATTTGGCTGCGGCGACCGGTGGTAACTGTGAATACACCGTACCGGGTACACTGTCCGTGACCGACTCTGGTGTGAAAGTAATTGGTTACACCGACCTGCCAGGTCGTCTGCCAACCCAGTCTTCACAGTTGTATGCGACCAACCTGGTGAACTTAGCCAAACTGTGGTGCAAAGAGAAAGACGGTAACATCAATCTGGATTTCAACGACGTCGTGTTGCGTAACATGACCGTGGTGCATCAGGGTGAAGTGACCTTCCCGCCACCGGCGATTAGTGTGTCTGCGGCACCGAAACAAGAAGCGGCCAAACCCGCCGCGGCGAAAGTCGAAGAGAAAAAACCGTGCAAGTCGAAAAAATGGCTGGGCGTGGTGGGCTTAGGTCTGTTTGGTCTGTTAGGCCATGTGGCACCGCCAGAATTCCTGTCGCACTTCACCGTGTTTGTACTGGCCTGTGTGGTGGGTTATTACGTGGTATGGAACGTCAGCCACTCACTGCATACACCACTGATGTCGGTCACTAACGCGATTTCCGGCATCATCGTGGTTGGCGCCCTGTTACAGATTGGCAGTGGCTCGGGTCTGGTTTCAGCACTGGCGTTTGTCGCCGTACTGATTGCCACCATTAACATCGTCGGTGGTTTCACCGTGACTCAGCGCATGCTGAAGATGTTCCGTAAGGGTTAA
- the yjeH gene encoding L-methionine/branched-chain amino acid transporter: MAHLKQHIGLWQGTGLLVSTLLGSGVFIVPAMTASLAGSWSLLAWVLMGGLILPIVFTFASLGKRYPDAGGTAFFVEQAFGERAADAISWLFLSVIMIGPPVVIVTATGYLCQTFGLPESQHGIWQFLLLGSMLGLNLLNMKTAAWIQSFISFGICSTLLLAVGLYLYGHPVSLPATAFSLTNLAQATGLIFWCFVGIEAIAHLSGEFHHPERDFPRVVMLGMLIALVLYLCLSTVLLSSGFYGNEAQNLTSIIQLMSSLTGQTGHLLIGLFGLMTCFIAVNLYITSFSRLFYSMAERGQIHAWAGKLNRYGAPTNGLLITCGLIAITLLLRMNVHLPLDGLIGYANGVFVLIYLSAALSGLKLLPGKERKLAIMATAVCLLVAASLALHTLYAAAVLGACLLHKRHPQPDNQK, encoded by the coding sequence ATGGCACATTTGAAACAACACATTGGTTTGTGGCAAGGCACCGGCTTACTGGTTTCCACCCTGCTCGGCTCCGGCGTTTTTATTGTTCCGGCCATGACCGCCAGTCTGGCAGGAAGCTGGTCGTTACTGGCTTGGGTATTAATGGGCGGGCTGATCTTGCCTATCGTTTTTACGTTTGCCTCGTTAGGTAAACGTTACCCCGATGCCGGTGGTACCGCTTTTTTTGTCGAGCAAGCATTTGGCGAACGTGCTGCCGATGCCATCAGCTGGTTATTTTTGTCCGTGATCATGATTGGCCCGCCCGTGGTGATCGTCACTGCTACCGGTTATTTGTGTCAAACATTTGGTCTACCGGAAAGCCAACACGGCATCTGGCAATTTCTGCTATTGGGCAGCATGCTGGGGCTGAATTTACTGAACATGAAAACAGCGGCGTGGATCCAAAGTTTTATCAGCTTTGGCATTTGCAGCACGTTGTTGTTAGCGGTTGGTTTATATCTTTACGGTCATCCTGTCAGTTTACCTGCTACGGCTTTTTCACTGACCAATCTGGCACAAGCAACCGGGCTGATTTTCTGGTGTTTCGTCGGCATCGAAGCGATTGCTCACTTAAGTGGTGAATTTCATCATCCAGAACGTGATTTCCCGCGAGTCGTGATGCTGGGGATGCTCATCGCGTTGGTGTTATATCTGTGCCTGAGCACTGTGCTGCTTTCTTCTGGTTTTTATGGCAATGAAGCACAAAATCTGACCTCAATTATTCAGTTGATGAGCTCCCTCACCGGCCAGACCGGCCATCTGCTGATCGGCTTATTTGGCCTGATGACCTGTTTTATCGCGGTAAATCTCTATATCACCAGCTTTTCGCGCCTGTTTTACAGCATGGCAGAACGCGGGCAGATCCATGCCTGGGCCGGTAAACTCAACCGTTACGGTGCGCCCACCAATGGCCTGCTGATCACCTGCGGGCTCATTGCCATCACCTTATTACTTCGGATGAATGTGCATTTACCGCTTGATGGATTGATCGGTTATGCCAATGGCGTATTTGTATTGATCTACCTTTCGGCTGCGTTGTCGGGCTTGAAACTACTGCCGGGGAAAGAACGCAAACTGGCTATCATGGCGACTGCCGTTTGTCTGCTGGTAGCGGCATCACTGGCACTGCATACGCTATATGCCGCAGCAGTATTGGGGGCTTGTTTATTACACAAGCGCCATCCACAACCCGATAACCAGAAGTAG
- a CDS encoding flavodoxin has protein sequence MAKVGIFFGSDTGKTRKVAKLIQDAFGSDEVAAPVNINKASIDDLLGYEYLILGTPTLGDGALPGLDCDCQAESWAEFVPDLEAADLSGKKVALFGLGDQASYGDAFVDALGELYDVVSEAGASVVGFWPNEGYEFNSSNALDGDDFVGLVIDQDNQSSLTPERVKTWVSSLKTEFAI, from the coding sequence ATGGCTAAAGTCGGCATTTTCTTCGGAAGTGACACAGGTAAAACTCGCAAGGTTGCGAAACTGATCCAAGACGCATTTGGTAGTGATGAAGTGGCCGCCCCAGTGAACATCAACAAAGCCAGCATTGATGATCTGTTGGGTTACGAATACCTGATTTTAGGCACACCAACGCTGGGTGATGGTGCCTTACCAGGCTTAGATTGTGACTGCCAGGCAGAAAGCTGGGCTGAGTTTGTACCGGATTTGGAAGCAGCCGATCTGAGCGGTAAAAAAGTCGCACTGTTTGGGTTAGGCGATCAGGCCAGCTATGGTGACGCCTTCGTCGATGCCTTAGGTGAATTATATGATGTGGTGTCTGAAGCCGGCGCGTCTGTGGTGGGTTTCTGGCCTAACGAAGGTTATGAATTTAACAGTTCTAATGCGTTGGATGGCGATGATTTTGTTGGTCTGGTTATCGATCAAGACAACCAATCCAGCCTGACGCCAGAACGCGTTAAAACTTGGGTTTCCAGCCTGAAAACTGAATTTGCAATCTGA
- a CDS encoding citrate transporter → MKKNTVVSGFTRSLCVLFTLLLPTLALASDGSGMPQLGGIRIEFILFAITLLGVALFHNYTMWVSLAGLSAILISKYLFLNDFSFTQHIFGSIGHEGEWRVLLNLIGLLFGFAILAKHFEESELPKILPKYLPDDWKGGFVLLIMIFVISAFLDNIAAAMIGGAVAFVVFNKRVHVGYLAAIVAASNAGGSGSVVGDTTTTLMWIDGVNPLHVLHAYIAAGTALILFGVMASIQQDKYQRITKDAPIGVTVEWKKLGIVALILVCAIIANYALDFPALGVWVAILLGALTVKTPWNELKNAAAGTVFLVGLVTCASLMPVDELPPATWLTTFYLGFVSAVFDNIPLTKLCLEQGGYDWGFLAYAVGFGGSMLWFGSSAGVALANMYPEARSAVSWLRQGWHVAAAYVIGFFVLLALSGWAPHAPHKASQENIVKQEITTKPDA, encoded by the coding sequence ATGAAAAAAAATACTGTCGTTTCCGGTTTTACCCGCTCTCTCTGTGTACTGTTCACTCTGTTATTGCCCACATTAGCACTCGCTTCTGATGGCAGTGGCATGCCGCAATTAGGTGGCATCCGGATTGAATTTATACTCTTCGCTATCACCCTGCTCGGGGTAGCTTTGTTTCACAACTACACCATGTGGGTGTCATTGGCAGGGCTTTCCGCCATTTTGATCAGTAAATATCTGTTCCTGAATGACTTTTCATTTACACAGCACATTTTTGGCAGCATCGGGCATGAAGGCGAATGGCGAGTTCTGCTTAACTTGATTGGTCTGCTGTTTGGTTTTGCTATTTTGGCCAAACATTTTGAAGAATCGGAATTGCCGAAGATATTGCCTAAATATCTGCCGGATGATTGGAAAGGTGGTTTCGTATTACTGATCATGATTTTCGTGATCAGTGCCTTCCTCGACAATATTGCCGCCGCCATGATCGGTGGTGCAGTAGCCTTTGTGGTGTTCAACAAACGTGTGCATGTCGGTTATCTCGCCGCCATTGTGGCCGCCAGTAATGCCGGTGGTTCAGGCTCTGTGGTCGGTGACACCACCACCACACTGATGTGGATCGACGGCGTTAATCCGCTACACGTGTTACATGCGTATATCGCTGCAGGCACTGCATTAATCCTATTTGGTGTAATGGCTTCTATTCAACAAGACAAATATCAGCGTATCACTAAAGATGCGCCAATCGGTGTGACAGTTGAGTGGAAGAAATTAGGTATTGTCGCGCTGATCTTGGTGTGTGCAATTATTGCTAACTATGCATTAGATTTTCCGGCTCTCGGTGTCTGGGTCGCTATTTTGCTGGGCGCTCTAACGGTAAAAACACCGTGGAATGAGCTGAAAAATGCCGCAGCAGGAACGGTATTTCTAGTTGGTCTGGTGACTTGTGCCTCTTTGATGCCGGTGGATGAGCTACCGCCAGCAACTTGGCTGACCACATTTTATCTCGGTTTTGTTTCTGCCGTGTTTGACAACATTCCGCTGACCAAACTGTGTCTGGAACAAGGTGGTTATGACTGGGGCTTTCTCGCTTATGCCGTGGGTTTTGGTGGTTCTATGTTGTGGTTCGGTTCATCAGCCGGTGTCGCGCTCGCCAACATGTATCCGGAAGCACGTTCTGCTGTAAGCTGGTTGCGTCAAGGCTGGCATGTCGCTGCAGCTTATGTCATTGGCTTCTTCGTATTACTGGCATTATCTGGTTGGGCGCCCCATGCCCCCCATAAAGCCTCGCAGGAAAATATCGTGAAACAAGAAATCACGACCAAGCCTGATGCTTAA
- a CDS encoding RnfH family protein produces MKISVAHARGAKGNWYHLDLPEPITAAEALRASPVFQHYPDLDLETHRIGIFGKFCTPDTELKAGDRVEIYLPVQRQPDADEDEEED; encoded by the coding sequence ATGAAAATCAGTGTTGCGCATGCCCGAGGCGCTAAGGGCAACTGGTATCATCTTGATTTACCCGAACCAATTACTGCGGCAGAAGCACTGCGCGCTTCACCGGTATTCCAGCATTATCCGGATCTGGATTTAGAAACGCACCGCATCGGTATTTTTGGCAAATTCTGTACACCCGATACCGAGTTGAAAGCAGGCGATCGAGTGGAAATCTATCTGCCCGTGCAACGCCAGCCGGATGCCGATGAAGATGAGGAAGAAGATTAA
- a CDS encoding electron transport complex subunit E, which produces MSHSEQSYYDIFADGVWRNNVTFVQILGLCPLMAITTTATNGVGIGVLTMMVMTGANLMVSLLRKLTPNQIRIPIFIVIIAFLVTLLDLTMNAWMHDLHKVLGLFIPLIVANCAPLGRAEAFAMKNKPLAAAMDGFATGIGFTIGVTSVGAVREIIGSGTLFSGASLLLGPHFKFLEMHVLPGYHGFLLMLLPPGGFVVMGLLLAGIRLRKRLFAKETTPVVAIQAGGCH; this is translated from the coding sequence ATGAGCCATTCCGAACAGAGCTACTATGACATCTTTGCTGATGGTGTTTGGCGCAATAACGTTACGTTTGTTCAGATTTTAGGACTGTGCCCTTTGATGGCCATCACCACCACTGCGACCAACGGTGTCGGGATCGGTGTATTGACCATGATGGTCATGACCGGTGCGAATTTGATGGTGTCGTTGCTGCGTAAGCTGACGCCAAATCAGATCCGTATTCCTATTTTCATTGTCATTATCGCGTTTTTGGTAACGCTACTCGATCTGACCATGAACGCCTGGATGCACGATCTACACAAAGTGCTGGGGCTGTTCATTCCTTTGATTGTGGCAAACTGTGCACCATTAGGCCGCGCTGAAGCCTTTGCCATGAAAAACAAACCTTTAGCCGCCGCCATGGATGGTTTTGCCACCGGTATCGGCTTTACCATCGGTGTGACCAGCGTGGGTGCGGTGCGTGAAATCATCGGCAGCGGCACCCTGTTTTCGGGTGCGTCATTACTGCTTGGCCCGCATTTTAAATTTTTGGAAATGCACGTATTACCGGGCTATCACGGCTTTTTGTTAATGCTGTTACCGCCGGGTGGTTTTGTGGTCATGGGGTTATTGCTGGCAGGTATTCGTCTGCGTAAGCGTTTGTTTGCCAAAGAAACAACGCCTGTGGTTGCCATTCAAGCTGGAGGTTGTCACTAA
- the rsxG gene encoding electron transport complex subunit RsxG, whose amino-acid sequence MSSQTATTIPFRDKPYTQGLILGTFTLLVCVFVSAVAFVTKSPIKQRQIEDTQNMLSQVFPTSLYDNHLGQEEYTLTLDGKPVHFFLGRKNGVPSGIVLFADTTGYSGAINMLLGIDANGVLTGVRVTNHKETPGLGDLIEPAKSKWIFGFEGKSLDNTSQKNWHVKKDGGEFDSFTGATITPRGVVKGVYEGLQLFAKHKGEILSVKQGEKS is encoded by the coding sequence ATGAGTTCCCAGACTGCAACTACTATTCCGTTTCGTGATAAACCCTATACCCAAGGGCTGATCTTAGGCACGTTTACTTTGTTGGTGTGTGTATTTGTTTCCGCCGTGGCATTTGTCACCAAATCACCGATCAAACAACGCCAGATCGAAGATACGCAAAACATGCTGTCGCAGGTTTTTCCAACCAGCCTGTATGACAACCATTTAGGTCAAGAGGAATACACCCTGACGTTAGATGGCAAACCCGTGCATTTCTTTCTGGGTCGCAAAAATGGTGTGCCCAGCGGCATCGTGTTGTTTGCTGACACCACCGGTTATTCCGGTGCTATCAATATGCTGTTAGGCATTGATGCCAATGGCGTACTGACCGGCGTGCGGGTAACCAACCACAAAGAAACACCGGGTCTGGGCGATTTGATTGAACCCGCCAAAAGTAAGTGGATCTTTGGTTTTGAAGGCAAATCGCTGGATAACACCTCACAGAAAAACTGGCATGTGAAGAAAGATGGCGGGGAATTTGACTCCTTTACCGGAGCCACCATCACGCCGCGCGGTGTGGTCAAAGGGGTCTATGAAGGGCTGCAGCTTTTTGCAAAACATAAAGGCGAGATTCTAAGTGTCAAACAGGGAGAGAAATCATGA
- a CDS encoding RnfABCDGE type electron transport complex subunit D, producing the protein MTLMAPHAHEGLTIQRVMFKVNLALIPAALFGVLQFGMPALFLMLTCVFSCWLCELIALKLNPKAGGELTDGASLLTALILGMSLPPHAPLWLGALGGMIAILFGKHIYGGLGQNLFNPAMLARVVLLIAFPVQMTHWVEPSAFMDGQFYKMGVDGVSGATTLGYFKESHKQSFEWMHHLMGTSKGSMGETSSILLLLGGLWLLQQKVFTWHAPVATLAGCLVPGALHWLLSPASITEPLAQLTSGGLLIGAFFIVTDPVTTPSSTKGKLVYGLMTGFLIYIIRSFGNFPEGVAFAVLLTNAATPLIDNFTRPKAYGYQMKKEGQS; encoded by the coding sequence ATGACTCTAATGGCCCCACATGCACACGAAGGACTCACCATCCAGCGTGTGATGTTTAAAGTTAACCTGGCGCTGATCCCCGCCGCGCTGTTTGGCGTGTTGCAGTTTGGGATGCCCGCGCTGTTTTTGATGCTGACCTGTGTGTTCAGTTGCTGGCTGTGTGAGTTGATCGCGTTAAAGCTCAACCCGAAAGCGGGTGGTGAATTGACTGATGGCGCCAGCTTGCTGACAGCATTGATTTTAGGCATGAGCTTACCGCCGCACGCCCCGCTTTGGCTGGGTGCGTTGGGTGGCATGATTGCTATTTTATTCGGTAAACACATCTACGGTGGTTTGGGGCAAAACCTGTTTAACCCTGCCATGCTGGCCCGCGTCGTCTTGTTGATCGCTTTCCCCGTGCAGATGACCCATTGGGTGGAACCGAGTGCCTTTATGGACGGTCAGTTCTACAAGATGGGCGTAGATGGTGTCTCTGGCGCCACGACGTTGGGCTATTTCAAAGAAAGCCATAAACAGAGCTTTGAGTGGATGCATCACCTGATGGGCACCAGCAAAGGCAGTATGGGTGAAACCTCTTCCATTCTGTTGCTGCTGGGTGGTTTGTGGTTGTTACAGCAAAAAGTGTTCACCTGGCATGCGCCGGTGGCAACACTCGCAGGCTGTCTGGTGCCAGGCGCTCTGCATTGGTTGCTGTCTCCTGCATCAATTACCGAGCCTTTAGCGCAATTAACCAGCGGCGGTTTGTTGATTGGCGCGTTCTTCATTGTCACCGATCCGGTCACCACACCGAGCAGCACCAAAGGCAAGCTGGTGTATGGCCTGATGACCGGCTTCCTGATTTACATCATCCGCAGCTTCGGCAACTTCCCGGAAGGTGTTGCATTTGCGGTGCTGTTGACCAATGCCGCTACCCCGCTGATTGATAACTTTACCCGCCCGAAAGCCTACGGCTATCAGATGAAGAAGGAGGGACAATCATGA
- the rsxC gene encoding electron transport complex subunit RsxC, producing MLKAKIKPHGGVHPDGHKHLTSQSPIKAMKLPRRLIVSLKQHTGAPAVPVVEVGDRVIGNQLLAKGNGRASSPVHAPLAGNITEINLDKQTITIKVDQDNQESSKSLMRYEELPERDALLSLIEQAGIVGMGGAMFPAADKIRMSLRFPIETLIINGSECEPYLTVDDRLMQEQGEQLIGGIRFLKQITKAKRVYIGIEDNKPDALATLDALCELEADMDVVALPALYPMGSAKQMIEAVTGMQIPQGKRSTEMGVLVQNVGTCIAIFNAIRFEKPLTHRVVTVSGGAIEEPTNLMVPIGTPVSELIEQCGGLKEDAARMVLGGPMMGRAITDIHEPVTKGTSGLLLLTQNELPKPQASACVRCGRCMDVCPMSLPPLDMVVEIKVDNLNTAKNMGLEECLLCGSCSYVCPAAIPLTQYFDWGQQELNRQWRMEQKTKRTCDNSAAHRERMEREAAEREAAKAAKQQTRRPSRRSTTSQEAS from the coding sequence ATGCTTAAGGCCAAGATCAAACCGCATGGTGGTGTGCATCCTGATGGACATAAACATCTGACCAGTCAGAGCCCGATCAAAGCGATGAAGCTGCCACGTCGCTTAATTGTGTCGCTGAAACAACACACTGGCGCCCCTGCCGTACCGGTGGTGGAAGTCGGTGATCGAGTGATCGGGAATCAATTGCTGGCCAAAGGTAATGGCCGTGCTTCATCACCGGTGCATGCACCACTGGCGGGTAATATCACCGAAATCAATCTGGATAAACAGACCATCACTATCAAGGTCGATCAGGATAATCAGGAAAGCAGCAAATCGCTGATGCGCTATGAAGAGCTGCCGGAACGTGATGCATTACTGTCGCTGATCGAACAAGCCGGTATTGTCGGCATGGGTGGTGCGATGTTCCCGGCCGCCGACAAAATTCGCATGAGCCTGCGTTTCCCAATCGAAACGCTGATCATCAATGGTAGTGAATGTGAGCCTTACCTGACCGTCGATGACCGCCTGATGCAGGAACAAGGTGAACAGCTGATTGGTGGCATTCGTTTTCTGAAACAGATCACCAAAGCCAAGCGTGTGTATATCGGTATTGAAGATAACAAACCCGATGCATTGGCAACCCTCGATGCCTTGTGTGAATTAGAAGCCGATATGGATGTGGTGGCATTACCGGCTTTATACCCGATGGGCTCGGCCAAACAGATGATCGAAGCTGTAACGGGTATGCAGATCCCACAGGGTAAACGTTCCACTGAAATGGGCGTACTAGTACAAAACGTCGGCACCTGTATTGCCATCTTTAACGCCATTCGCTTTGAAAAACCACTGACCCATCGTGTCGTGACGGTCAGCGGTGGCGCGATTGAAGAACCCACCAATCTGATGGTACCAATTGGTACGCCAGTGTCTGAGCTGATCGAACAGTGTGGCGGGTTGAAAGAAGATGCCGCCCGTATGGTACTCGGTGGCCCCATGATGGGCCGTGCGATTACCGACATTCATGAACCAGTCACCAAAGGCACCAGCGGTCTGTTATTACTGACACAAAATGAGCTGCCCAAACCACAAGCCAGTGCTTGTGTACGTTGTGGCCGTTGCATGGATGTCTGCCCAATGAGCCTGCCGCCGCTGGATATGGTCGTTGAGATCAAAGTCGACAATCTGAACACTGCAAAAAATATGGGGCTGGAGGAGTGTCTGTTGTGTGGCTCTTGTTCCTATGTCTGCCCGGCTGCAATTCCGCTGACACAGTATTTTGACTGGGGGCAACAAGAGCTCAACCGTCAGTGGCGTATGGAACAAAAAACCAAACGCACTTGTGACAACAGCGCCGCACACCGTGAACGCATGGAACGTGAAGCCGCAGAACGCGAAGCTGCTAAAGCAGCCAAACAACAAACACGACGTCCATCTCGTCGCTCAACTACATCGCAGGAGGCATCATGA
- a CDS encoding RnfABCDGE type electron transport complex subunit B: protein MMTLLAVVAIPLFAAVIGYALGYAAIHFKVEGDPLAEAINDLLPHGHCGQCGYPGCAQAAKAMARGEAAPTVCPPGGTVLAQKIAAVLGVSLNADDQQGPVVAAIDMSSCDGCGRCIKQCTYDAIVGATRQLHGVIADACTGCGACVKVCPHGSVNLYADPALTLQVSKPGTSPAGEWNHA from the coding sequence ATGATGACTTTACTAGCAGTAGTGGCCATTCCTCTGTTCGCAGCCGTGATCGGTTATGCGCTGGGTTATGCCGCGATCCACTTTAAAGTGGAAGGTGATCCGTTGGCGGAAGCCATCAACGATTTGTTACCACACGGTCACTGTGGGCAATGTGGTTACCCTGGTTGTGCGCAAGCGGCTAAGGCAATGGCACGCGGTGAAGCAGCCCCGACGGTGTGCCCACCGGGTGGTACGGTGCTGGCGCAGAAAATTGCCGCCGTATTAGGTGTCAGCCTGAATGCCGATGATCAGCAAGGCCCCGTTGTTGCCGCGATTGATATGAGCAGCTGCGATGGATGTGGCCGTTGTATCAAACAGTGCACTTACGACGCGATTGTGGGTGCGACTCGTCAGTTACATGGGGTAATTGCCGATGCCTGTACCGGTTGTGGTGCTTGCGTCAAAGTCTGCCCGCACGGTAGCGTCAATCTCTATGCCGACCCCGCATTAACATTGCAAGTCAGCAAACCAGGAACCAGCCCAGCAGGAGAATGGAATCATGCTTAA
- the rsxA gene encoding electron transport complex subunit RsxA, with the protein MHELLLIILANGLVNNVVLSRFLGLCSFMGVTNKIESAIGMSMATTFVITVSSCVSWVLNYAVLDPLGLGYLRLISFIMVIASLVQLTELFVAKYSPELYRTLGIFLPLITTNCAVLGVALLVIEEDLSFIKCLFFSFSSALGYSLVMVLFSGLRERQERAQLPDLFRGVPLNFITAGILALSFAGFAGLAG; encoded by the coding sequence ATGCATGAACTGCTGCTAATCATACTGGCCAATGGGCTGGTGAATAATGTGGTGCTGTCCCGCTTTTTGGGGCTGTGCTCATTCATGGGGGTGACCAACAAAATCGAATCTGCCATTGGCATGTCGATGGCCACTACCTTCGTTATTACGGTATCGAGCTGTGTCAGCTGGGTGCTGAACTACGCCGTGTTAGACCCGCTCGGGCTCGGTTATCTGCGTCTTATTTCTTTCATCATGGTTATTGCATCGCTGGTGCAGTTAACCGAACTGTTTGTCGCCAAATACAGCCCTGAGTTGTATCGCACACTGGGGATCTTCCTGCCGTTGATCACCACCAACTGTGCGGTGCTGGGGGTGGCGTTGCTGGTGATCGAAGAAGACCTGAGCTTCATTAAATGTCTGTTCTTCTCGTTCAGCTCGGCGTTGGGTTATTCGCTGGTGATGGTGTTGTTTTCCGGCTTGCGTGAACGTCAGGAACGCGCGCAGTTACCTGATTTATTCCGTGGTGTCCCACTCAACTTTATCACTGCCGGCATTCTGGCATTGTCATTTGCCGGCTTTGCGGGTCTGGCGGGTTAA